GCGCGACCTCGACGACCATGACCGCGAGCGTGACGCGCACGAAGAGCCGCACCGATGCGCGATCCAGATGCAGCGCGACGTGGCTCACGAGCAGCGCGAACGTCCCGAAGACCAGCATCCCGGACACACTGCGACCGTGCATGACCAGCGTGCTCAGCATCGCGAGGACCCACCAGGCGCACAGGACCCCCTGCAGGAGTCTCTCTCCGGAGGACGACGAGCGCACCCGGACGAGAGAGATGCCCAGGATGACAGATCCGAAGGCCATCGAGGCCATCGAGACATTCGATCCCGCGGTCAGGGTCGCGCCGACGACCGCGACCACCAGGGCGATAGACAGGGCAGTGGCACGGGCCAGACGCGCCGGGACCAGCAGGACCAGGAGGATGGCGACGGCTCCGGCGGCGAGCACGGCCGCGAGGGCAACGCTACCCACGGCCGGTCACCGCCACGGGGAGCTCGGCCCGCAGCAGCGGGCCGAGCATGGCCGAGTAGGTCTCCGTCAGGTGGCCGTGGTCGCGCTTGGCGAGAACGCCGTCGACGCCGGGCGGGCAGCCAAGACCGGGGACGCAGAACCAGCCGGTTGGGTCGATGTAGTCGACCGTCATACCGGTGTCCCGCGCGCTCTCCACTGCGGCCTTCTCGGCTCGCGCCTTGAGCCCGTAGGCCCCGGACGGCTGCCGGACGCAGTCGGCGGATCGCCCGGACCGGACAGCGCAATCGGCCGCGGCGGTCGTCTCCGGCGGGTTGCCGAGAACGACGACGGAGACCTCCGCCTAGCGGAACCGATCCAACGCCTCCCCGAGGCCGGCCTGCCACTCGGCGACGGCGCTCTGCCCCGCCGCGTTACCGCGCTCCGCGCTGATCAGACCGGACGCGATGAACCCCGGGACGCTCCACACCGTCCCCTCGTTCCCGGACAGCTCGGACGGGAGGATGCGCTCGATGACGGTCTCCGCCTCGGGAAGGCGACCGCGCAGAGCGTGGCAGAGCGCCAGCAGACCGCTGGCGGCCAGCTCGACGTGCCGGCGGTCCGCGCGCCCGGCCAGGCCGAGCGCCGCTTCCAGCCGCTGAGCCGCCTCCGCGTAGTTTCCGGTGTGGAACGGCGGAAGGGCGCTCTGCAACCAGAGTTCGGCCGTCTCGTCCTCGGGAAGGTCGGCCTGGCCGAAGATGCGTGTGAGATAGCCGGCCTCGGCGACCGCCTTGGTGAACGACCCGTCCGCGATCTCCATCCGCAGCTTGCCGGCCTGGAGCCAGGCGCGCTCAGCGGCGGGCATGGCGCCAGCGGGCTTCTTGAGCCGGCGTGGCGGGACGGCGATGCCCGCTTCGGCGCCGAGCGTCCGCTCGACGACGATGAGCCAGGCGTCCTGGTCGAAGACGGAGGCGGGGATGCGGGAGACGATCTCCGCCGCGCGCTCCGGCGAGCACAGCAGTTCGGCGCACCGGCGACGGACCAGGCAGCTGAGCTCCGCCCAGTCGCCGCGGTCGGCGTAGAGCGTGGCGAGCTCCAGGTCGGCGCCGACTCGGCGGTACTCGGCGAGGGCGAGCCAGGCGTCGTCGCTGACCGCAGAGGCCGGATCGGCGTCCACACCGGAAATGCGGAGTGCGGGCTCCCCGAAGACGAGCGTTTCGGCAGCAAGACCGCGCTTGGCCAGGACGGAGAGGATCTCCTCGGCCGCTGGTTCGACAGACGCCAGCCGCGAGCGCAGCGTGGCCGTCAGAACGGGCACCTCGGCGATCCGGGAGGCGATGGCAATCCAGGCGGCGCCGAAGCGCTCGGCGAGGTCGTCGGCGGTGACGCGGGCGAGCGTCGTCCATGCGGTGCGCAGAGCACCGTCGGAGACCGCGACGTGGCGGGGAAGGGTGGCGAGCAGGCGGGTGACCAGGACGGGACGGCCCTGTGTCCGGGCGGCGAGCGCGGCGAGCTGCCGGCGGCTGAAGCGCACGGCGGCGAGATCGGCGGCGCGGACGACCTCAGCAAGGTCGAAGCGGAGTTCGTCCGAACCGATGACGACAGGGGTGATGCCGCGGGCGAGCAGCCGGAAACGCGGGCTGTCGTCCGCCGCGATCAGGAGCGCCGGGACGCCGGCCGCAGCAGCCGCGGCGGCGATCGCCTCGAGTTGGGGGCGGCGAGACCGTCGGCCGTGGCGACGATCGCGTCCCGCTTGGCGTCGGAGGCCAGGACAGCCGAGGTCTTGCCCGAGCCGGAGGGCCCTTCCAGAAGGAGGACGGCTCCGGGGCGGGCGGTGGCCAGCGCGTCGTCCAGAACACGCCGGGAGATGAATTCCAGGGGCGCGGCGGATCGCATGGTCGGGCCGAGGTTCGCGATGTCGGGCATTGATTCGGTCAGGGGTTTCGTCATGGGTTCGGGTCTCACCTCCGCTCGGACTGATTGTTCCCGCGGGGCGGGGGCCTCATACCGAGCGCTTCGGGGAAGTACGTGCCAACGAGCGAGCTTAGCGAGGTACGCAACGGGTATTGCGTATAAGAACTTTCGATCTTGCGTATTCCATAATACGCTGAGATTCTAAATTGTGAAACCCGAAATCTCTTACCCTGACCAGAAATAATTCTTATTCTCGAATCATTCGCCTCCCGTCCCGCTCCCACCCTGGTAGGTAGGGAATCTGTGCTCAGATTGGCACGCGATCTGCTCTCCGCGAGCGCCGATATCGACATCGTCGGAAGCGGCGGAAGCGGCCGCACCAGCGTGCTCGACGCGCTCGCGCTCACGGTCGCCGACAGCCAGGCGACCGTCGTGCGGATCAACGGTGTCCGTGCGCTGCGCTGCAATCCGCTGGCCGCGGTCCACGCCGCGGGCATCGGCTCTCAGCTCACCGGCGACCGCCGCCCCGCGTCGCCGCTGCAGAACGCGATCGACGCGCTCAGCGCATCGGTCGGGGACGGACGCGGTGTGATCCTCATCGACGACACCGACCTGCTCGACGAGGCTTCGCTCGGAGCGATCGAAGCCGTCCAGCGCTCGATGCGGGTGCCGACCGCGAGGACACGCTCGCGGCTCAGCGCGAACAGTGCTCACACGGCCGGATACGTGATCGACCTCCCCTCGCTCCGGTACGACGATCTGGAGATCGTGCTGAGCGAACGGCTTGGCGGAATGATCGACGCGGGGACCATGAGCCGCGTCTACGCGAAGTCCGGCGGCAATGTCGGGCTCGCCCTCACGATGATCGACCTCGCCGCGCGCGAAGGCCGTCTGCTGCTCACGAACGAGGTGTGGATGGCCCGGCGCAGCCTGTGGAGCCCGTCCCTGCGCGGCGCGGTCGAGACCTATCTCTCCTGGCTCGGCGACGAGCACCGCGAAGCGCTCGAGATGATCGCGATGGTCGGCGTGAGCGACCTGGAGACGGCCCTCAAGCTGAGCGACAACAGCGTCCTGGAGCAACTAGAGGACGCGGGCGTCCTCCGGATCGTCCCGAGCGGCAGCCATCAGCTGGTCACGGTCGACCCGCCGCTGCTCTCCGAGTTCTACCGGCACAAGTCCTCCGCGGTGCGGCGACAGCGCCTGGCGAGCCGGATCCGGGTCGTGCGCGGCTCGCTGGACTCGCTGGAGGCCATCCTCGCCGACACCCCGGTCGTCCCGCACGGCCTCGGCGACGGGGACGCTCTGTTCGTGCGTCTCGTCCATGAGCGCGCACGAACGCGCCGCGTCGTCACCGAAGCGGAGTGGCACAACGCGCCGGAAGCCGGCTCCGCCCACCGTTACCTGCAGGCTCTCCTGGCCGACGCCGACTCGGACGGCCTCGTCGCCCGGACCTTCGCCCAGACCGAGAACAGCGCAGGCGAGCCGGTCGACCTCGCCCGGCTGGCCGTGCTGCGCGCTCAGTGGCAGCTCGCCTCCGGGAGCGACCTCGAGAAGACGCTCCGCGAACTGCGCGAGCGGGTCGCCGGACTCGGCCCCGCGGCCCGGCTGGCCGACGCCGAGGCCGTGCTCCTCGAAGCGGCCGCGCGCGGCATCCCAGACGACGCGGACGATCGGCTGGAGGCCGGCGGCGACCTCCCGCACCCGATCCGCACGCGGCTGCTCGAAGTCACGCTCACCATCGCCACCCTCCGCGGCCGGTTCGCGGAGGCGCACGCGCTCTTCGACCAGCTCTCCGCGCTGGGGACCGCCGACATCTCGACCGACATCGTCGCCACGCACGGCTACACCCTGCTCGGCGAGGGCCGGCACGCCGAGGCGCTAGCCTGGGCGGAGCGCGGTGTGGACGAAGCGCACGCCAATCTGGATGTCTCCGGGCTCCGCGCCCATAGCTTCATCGCGGCACTGTGCCTGACGGTCTCCGGGCAGTACAGCAAGGCGGAGAATGTGATCTCCGTCGCGCTCGCTCTCGGAGAGCCACCGCTCACGGACCTGAGCGACCACATCGGAATCCAGGCGCTCGCCTCCGTGGTCGCGGTCCGCCGGGACAACGCAGCCCTCGGCGAAAGGCTGCGCGCCGACATCGCCGCCACTCCCGCCGCCGGCACTCTGATCGGCCGCTCCGGTCTCACCTGGAGCACTGCCCAGCTGGTCGCTTACCGGGGACAGCCGAACGAGGCAGCGCAGTTGCTCCACGGCCACTCGGATCACCTCCGCGGCATCGGAGTCCACTCGGGGAGCGTTTTCGCCCTGCTGTCGGCCCTTGAGCTCAACCCGGACCCGGCCGGCCTGGAGCAGGCCTCCGATGTCCTCCGCGGGATGCAGTCCGAGTTCTTCGACGCTCACCTCGCCTTCCTGATCGCCCTTCAGGACCGGGACGCGGACGCGATCACCGCCCTCGTGCCCCGGCTGACCGCGAGTGGCCGGCCCGGCCTGGCCGTCGTCGCGTTCCGCCTGGCCTCCGAGTGGCTGAACGAGGACGGTGAGCACGAGCGGGCACGCGAGTCCGACCGGGCGCGCGAGGAGTTCATCGCCGCCCTCCCGAGCCGCAGCTATGACGCGACCCGGATGTTCGCGACGGCGATCAACCTGACCGAGCGCGAGATCTCGCGACCCGTCGCGAGCGGCCTGTCCAACCCGCAGATCGCCGCGCGACTCGTGCTCAGCGTGCGGACCGTGGAGAGCCACCTGCACCGGATCATGCGGAAGACCTCTGTCTCGAACCGCGCGGAACTGGCCTCGCTCATCAAGTCGATCGCCGTCTAAGGGTAGCCGAGGAACCAGAGCAGCAGCAGGGTCACCGGTTGCAGGGCGACACCGGCGACGAGCGCGATCGCGCGAGCCCGGCGGGTGAGCCCCGGCGCGCCCGCGAGGGGTGCGAGCGGCATCAGCAGCCGGAACAGACTCTGCTGCGGCAGGAACACCGCAAAGAGGTAGAGGCCGTAGCTCGCCGCGTAGGCGACGACCTCGACGTCGAGATCCCGGACGCCGGGGCGGCGCAGCAGCCAGATGTACCCGGCGACGACGGAGACGACGAGCAGCGTCCCGGCGAGGCCCTCGTACGTCCAGGTGAACAGGAACCACGGGGTAAGCGGCACGAACGTCACCCGCCCGACGTATCCTGTCCACCAGGAGAGCTCGGTCTCCACATAGGCGCCCGGCATGCCGGTGACCGCGGACGCGATGACGGCCCAGGCGAGTCCGGCGAGGGCCGAGACGGCGCCGGCGGCGATCATCGCCGCGCGCTGGCGGCCCGGGAACTCCTCGCCACCTCGCCGGGCCTGCACCAGCCGGACCAGGAAGACGATTCCGAGTGCCAGCGGCAGTGCGAGCTCCCCGGGCTTGGTGAAAGCGGCCGCGACGGCGAACGGGATGACGGCCAGGTAGCGGCGCTCCATCGCCACCCAGAGACCAGCGAACATCAGCAGCAAGAAGAGGCTCTCGGCGTACGCGATCTGGAGCACGAACGAGAGCGGTCCGAAACAGAAGAGAACGGCGGCCCAGAAGCCGTTCAGCGCGCCGGCGCGGGAGGCAACGAGACGGTAGAGCACCAGCGTCGCGAGCGCACTGAACACGACCGCAGCGAGGACGCCGGGAAGATCGAAGCCGAGCCCGGTGACCGACATCAGACCACGCACGATCAGGGGATAGAGCGGGAGGAACACCCAGGGATTCTGCTCGACATCCCCGGACGAATCGACCGGCAGGGTGTGCGGGTAGCCGTCGTCCGCGATCCGCCGATAGAAGGACGCGTCCCAAGTGGCCGAGAAACGGAAGAAGCCGTTCTGCCCGATCGGGCTGGCCGAGGGCCAGTGCCCGGCGGTCTCCGCCACGTACAGCGCCAGCATGAGGGCCGTCGTGAGGAGGCGGGACACCGCGAAAACCCCGAGCAGCAGCGGCCACCAGCGCCACTCGCGGCCGAACAGCGGGATGCGCGGGTGCGCGGCCTGCCGCCCGCTGCCTGCCGGCCGGACAAGACTGGTGACGCCCGCGATCATAGCCTCCGATGCTACTCCGGACGGGCAGCCGGGTGCGGCCCGCCGGCAGCGGCGACGACCCGCGCGCGGCCGGAAGTCCCCCTGTCGAAACGCTCTCGGCGCAGTGCTTCTCTCAGCGAGCATCAAGTATTCAATATATGTTTTTGATGTTTATGATGTGTTTTGCTGACGCCTGCCTGAGTTTCGGGTTTGCCACGGTTTTGTGGCCGTCTGTCCTGGGGGTTTCGAGAGGGAGGAGAACGGAGCTGTCATGGCGAGGATCGGTGGGAATGATCCGACGGGGTATTCGTATTCGTCGGCTGATGCGTTGAGGTTGGCGTGTGGGGTTTTGGAGTCGGGGGTGGAGGGGCAGGCGGGGTCGCGTGCTTCTCTGGTGTCGACGGCGGGCCGGGAGTTCCGGGGGTTCTATGCGCAGGCGTTCGCCGAGAATGCGCGGGTGGGCCGGGACGGTGCTATCGCGCTGGCGGGCGCGTTGCGGAGTCTTTCTGGTTTCGTCGACCAGTTGCGGCAGGCGGCGCGGGCGGAGGACAGGCGGCGTGAGGAGAATTGGTTCGTCGGGGCCCGGTATGAGGTCGGGACGGCGTTGGGGTGGGTGGAGAAGGACGACCCGCAGCCGCCGGCTCCGGAGCCGGAACCGTCGGCTGCGGCTGAGCCGGTGACGATCGCGGGCCGAGGGGACCCGGGCGGTCGGAGGGCGTCGAGTGTGTCGGCGGCGGTTCCGGGGGATCTGCGCTCGTTTCAATCGGGCACGCAGTCGTTGGACGCACAGGCGAGGGGGTGGGTGTCGTCGTTCTCGTCGGCGTTGGCGGAGTATGAGGCGGGCTGCAATGGGCGGTGGGGGACGCTGAACGCTCAGTCGCTGGTGGCGGCGGTGCGTGCGTGGCTGGACGCTAATGAGCGGGATGCGCAGTGGGCGGGTCAGGTCGCGGGGGGTTTTCGAGGCGGTGGGCACTGGTGGCGGGGTGGTCACGGTGTCGGATACGTCGATCGGTGCGGCGCTGGCGTCGGTGGGGCTCGACATCTTTCGGGACGATTTCACGATCGGCCCGTTCTCGGCGCTGGGGACCCCGCCGACGAATGGTTTCGCGGACGATCCGGTGAACACGGCGACGGGGAATTTCCTGGAGCCGGAGACGGATCTGCCGTTCTCCGGGGGTGCGGCGTCCCTGGCGTGTACGCGGATGTACAACTCGCTCGATGCTCGGGTGGGTGTGTTCGGTGTCGGCTGGTCTTCCGTGTTCGATGTCCGGCTGACGCTGGACGAGGAGGGCGCAGGGTTCGTGATGGCGGACGGCCGCCAGGTGTGCTTCCCGCGGCAGGGTGCGGGCTGGGATCGCGGGACCGGGGAGAACTTCTGGCTCGCCGAGGAGCCTGCCGGCACGCTTCCGCTGCGGCGGGAGGCGGCTGGGGCGGCGCTGGTCGTGCGGAACAACGCTGGGGGGTGGTGGGCGTTCAGCCTGGCCGGTGTGTGGCTGGGGTCAGGGAACGGGCCGGGCACAACGGTGAGAGTCCTCCGGGAGGAGTCCGGGCGGGTTTCGGGCCTGGTCCATGAGTGGGGCCGGTCGCTGACGGTGGAGTACGCCGGCGACCGGGTGGCGTCGGTGTCGGCATCCGATGGTCGCCGGCTCGAGTACCTGTACGACGACGAACGGCGTCTGGTCGGCGTCCAGGACGCGGTGGGGACGCGGTCGTATCGGTGGAACAGCCAGGGTCTGGTCGACCGGGTGGTCTCCGCCGCCGGGGTGGTGGAGTGCGAGAACGCTTACGACGACACGGGGCGGGTGATTCAGCAGGTCACCGCGTTCGGCCGCACGGTGCGGTTCGCGTATCTGCGGGGCCGGGTGACCTCGGTCTCCGACGACGACGGGACGAGGGCGAACACCTGGGTCTCCGACGCCAAAGGCCGGGTGGTGGGCGTCATCGACGCCGATGGGAACCGGCAGTCGATGGCGTACGACCGGCACGGCAACCTGGTCCCGGTGACCGAGCGGGACGGGCAGACCACCGTGCATGCCGTCGACGACCGCGGGCGCAGGACGCGCACTGTCACCGCCGAGGGCGCGGATGTCGTCTACGGGTACGACGAGCATGACCGGGTGACCACCGTCGTCACCGCGTCCGGCGGCACTGTCGAGTACGCCTACGCGAGTGAGGGGGATCGCAACCCGTGCCGGGTCACCGACCCTGGCGGCGTTGTCACCGAGCTGAGCTGGGAGGAAGGGGTGCTCACCCGGGTGACGGACCCTCTGGGAGCGACCACCCGCTACGAGTACGGCCCTCATGGCGAGTTGGTCACCACGATCGACCCGCTCGGCCGGGCCGTGACCAAGCAGTTCGACGACCTCGGCAACGTCTCGGCGGTGACCCTGCCGGATGGGGACGCCTGGGGTACGCCCATGACGCGCTCGCCCGGCTGCGAGCGATCACCGACCCGGCCGGCGGACTGGCGTCGCGACTACAACGCCACCGGCCAGCTGGCCGTGACGGTCGACCCGACCGGGG
Above is a genomic segment from Leifsonia xyli subsp. xyli str. CTCB07 containing:
- a CDS encoding mannosyltransferase family protein, which codes for MIAGVTSLVRPAGSGRQAAHPRIPLFGREWRWWPLLLGVFAVSRLLTTALMLALYVAETAGHWPSASPIGQNGFFRFSATWDASFYRRIADDGYPHTLPVDSSGDVEQNPWVFLPLYPLIVRGLMSVTGLGFDLPGVLAAVVFSALATLVLYRLVASRAGALNGFWAAVLFCFGPLSFVLQIAYAESLFLLLMFAGLWVAMERRYLAVIPFAVAAAFTKPGELALPLALGIVFLVRLVQARRGGEEFPGRQRAAMIAAGAVSALAGLAWAVIASAVTGMPGAYVETELSWWTGYVGRVTFVPLTPWFLFTWTYEGLAGTLLVVSVVAGYIWLLRRPGVRDLDVEVVAYAASYGLYLFAVFLPQQSLFRLLMPLAPLAGAPGLTRRARAIALVAGVALQPVTLLLLWFLGYP
- a CDS encoding DUF6531 domain-containing protein, which codes for MSDTSIGAALASVGLDIFRDDFTIGPFSALGTPPTNGFADDPVNTATGNFLEPETDLPFSGGAASLACTRMYNSLDARVGVFGVGWSSVFDVRLTLDEEGAGFVMADGRQVCFPRQGAGWDRGTGENFWLAEEPAGTLPLRREAAGAALVVRNNAGGWWAFSLAGVWLGSGNGPGTTVRVLREESGRVSGLVHEWGRSLTVEYAGDRVASVSASDGRRLEYLYDDERRLVGVQDAVGTRSYRWNSQGLVDRVVSAAGVVECENAYDDTGRVIQQVTAFGRTVRFAYLRGRVTSVSDDDGTRANTWVSDAKGRVVGVIDADGNRQSMAYDRHGNLVPVTERDGQTTVHAVDDRGRRTRTVTAEGADVVYGYDEHDRVTTVVTASGGTVEYAYASEGDRNPCRVTDPGGVVTELSWEEGVLTRVTDPLGATTRYEYGPHGELVTTIDPLGRAVTKQFDDLGNVSAVTLPDGDAWGTPMTRSPGCERSPTRPADWRRDYNATGQLAVTVDPTGVRTENTRVEQSDGSAELIGYDPCGRPVEVLDAEGGLTRILRDRAGRVIQVTTPAGRITRYGIRRFAYDEAGQLTATTTGLGGLTRYEYDTRGRMVRVTDPAGGVTTRTYTPLDKVATSTDPLGRTTAAEYDAAGRQVSQTDPDGVTTEWEHDAAGLVCALRVAGRLVSRIDRDPRSRTATITDHTHPGGDPVTHTLRYNRHDRLVERTTGGQRTRWEYDPDGHRTGMLAPGGDRTDYRHDTTGRVIEIARTGFGSVQYEYDADGRMLRAQAGDLLQTWEYRAGHPIRHTRITPDSAHTTTIARDEDDRITGIHRPDTRTDYRYNDACQLTAATTSSPGATTRATWTYDTAGRLIAETRDHSTRTHEYDAAGQLLTSTAGPQRTTFAYDGAGRRTHTTTGTRTTTGDRSTHYQWGDTGHLTGITEHTSDTTRKTRLWVNALGELAEVDGTASVWDTASPIPALTTFGETSVLHAPGGLTGLDGTWITPDWRDTHRQRR
- a CDS encoding helix-turn-helix transcriptional regulator translates to MLRLARDLLSASADIDIVGSGGSGRTSVLDALALTVADSQATVVRINGVRALRCNPLAAVHAAGIGSQLTGDRRPASPLQNAIDALSASVGDGRGVILIDDTDLLDEASLGAIEAVQRSMRVPTARTRSRLSANSAHTAGYVIDLPSLRYDDLEIVLSERLGGMIDAGTMSRVYAKSGGNVGLALTMIDLAAREGRLLLTNEVWMARRSLWSPSLRGAVETYLSWLGDEHREALEMIAMVGVSDLETALKLSDNSVLEQLEDAGVLRIVPSGSHQLVTVDPPLLSEFYRHKSSAVRRQRLASRIRVVRGSLDSLEAILADTPVVPHGLGDGDALFVRLVHERARTRRVVTEAEWHNAPEAGSAHRYLQALLADADSDGLVARTFAQTENSAGEPVDLARLAVLRAQWQLASGSDLEKTLRELRERVAGLGPAARLADAEAVLLEAAARGIPDDADDRLEAGGDLPHPIRTRLLEVTLTIATLRGRFAEAHALFDQLSALGTADISTDIVATHGYTLLGEGRHAEALAWAERGVDEAHANLDVSGLRAHSFIAALCLTVSGQYSKAENVISVALALGEPPLTDLSDHIGIQALASVVAVRRDNAALGERLRADIAATPAAGTLIGRSGLTWSTAQLVAYRGQPNEAAQLLHGHSDHLRGIGVHSGSVFALLSALELNPDPAGLEQASDVLRGMQSEFFDAHLAFLIALQDRDADAITALVPRLTASGRPGLAVVAFRLASEWLNEDGEHERARESDRAREEFIAALPSRSYDATRMFATAINLTEREISRPVASGLSNPQIAARLVLSVRTVESHLHRIMRKTSVSNRAELASLIKSIAV